In a single window of the Eshraghiella crossota genome:
- a CDS encoding ATP-binding protein: protein MMAELWYRLTQLPDLTLNKYASLEGNGVDGVIEKHIAFLRQLNRKGIVSGLSYHLFYLYVSPEDKSKDSPGHRLQIFLMIRGKADAMNNVPALINASPLSDFYKLESKIKHSQTGNDICSINNVLSESGLELPIFNTCAILTKTETLLPAGNGEGEDYYMLREWEMNEDGRLYNMCKMMEALNHTALYRVDLYPVEKSVSLRESLRKPMSILRKRQDDRSSTSKRDYDGKDVLDSYEDLIEKYDSSPHFIANVLVLANGKEDAVSILDAAGSESLLKGKYNIATFSSNFESDCFLGSEFEGLGNLRERMVAKKGRPGLIVCREDTANINLNYLPTLFSLEEIAPFFRLPALYDGEIIQMAKETAPAAVNKNGSLFLGKDKNGYDVFFPLSLLPKHAFVSGVPGSGKTNTMHHITSSLWKDHRIPFLVLEPAKQEYRALANDPGMKDMYLFSPNADMSFPLHINPFEMPKGTLVAEHIRRLCSVFEGAFPLEPPMPFLLDTAIEAVYRELGWIPEHVYTGDEKQEDSDKKRTLPTMSMLYRRLEQELKSTQYSDEVRGNLESALKVRIGSLLRREMGDVFDVPESSLTPEKWLEVPAVIELESMGTGPANFLTLMLCSLIRETLKVNPHFDGDVRHVIFIEEAHNLIGPESEEQTGADADPKQAATAFVVKMLAEVRALKEGIVIADQLPTVMAQEVLKNTGLKIGLRITSADDRSLLGSTMAASAMQLEQMSTFAVGEALIFYEKLMRPFTMRIKEWWGEIENRSEKELMVSSKNDADLRYALAEQGTYQEENLKSIKIIGSKYFYLLSDIESRIKPCVYWLNSVAAQADKINKLYTYLERVELGKVQLNDEDKQVRYDQLESLQSSREILLTDKTKIHEALDIIKTISNWIYALERLKNGRWTRFGAPESELIKITLLQAQMCDQTSQIYRSLVKAVGATKDIKKNDKEIEKILMLSKELNEDLSRYIKMYGTEAFK, encoded by the coding sequence ATGATGGCGGAATTATGGTATAGGCTAACACAACTTCCTGATTTGACACTGAATAAATATGCCTCTCTTGAAGGAAATGGTGTCGATGGCGTTATAGAAAAACATATAGCTTTTTTAAGACAATTGAACCGAAAAGGTATTGTATCTGGATTATCCTATCATTTATTTTACCTGTATGTTTCACCGGAAGATAAATCCAAGGATTCTCCAGGACATAGATTACAAATATTCTTGATGATTCGGGGTAAAGCTGATGCTATGAACAATGTTCCGGCTTTGATAAATGCATCCCCGTTATCAGATTTTTATAAATTGGAATCAAAGATAAAACATAGTCAAACAGGAAACGATATTTGTAGTATTAATAATGTTTTATCGGAAAGCGGACTGGAACTACCAATTTTCAACACCTGTGCAATTCTTACTAAAACTGAAACTCTTCTACCCGCAGGAAATGGTGAGGGTGAGGACTATTATATGTTGCGCGAATGGGAAATGAATGAAGATGGACGACTATATAATATGTGCAAAATGATGGAGGCTTTAAATCATACTGCATTGTATCGTGTTGATTTATATCCCGTTGAAAAAAGCGTTTCCTTAAGAGAGTCCTTGAGAAAACCTATGAGTATTCTCCGTAAAAGGCAGGATGATAGAAGTAGCACATCTAAGAGAGATTATGATGGTAAAGATGTACTGGATAGTTATGAGGATTTGATTGAAAAATACGACTCATCTCCACATTTTATTGCCAATGTACTTGTACTTGCAAATGGAAAAGAAGATGCTGTTTCAATACTTGATGCAGCAGGCTCTGAGAGTCTGTTAAAAGGCAAATATAATATTGCTACTTTTTCTTCCAACTTTGAATCAGATTGTTTTCTCGGTAGTGAGTTTGAAGGATTAGGAAATTTGCGTGAAAGAATGGTGGCAAAAAAAGGCAGACCTGGATTGATTGTCTGTAGAGAAGATACGGCCAATATTAATTTGAATTATTTACCAACACTTTTTTCTCTAGAGGAAATAGCTCCATTCTTCCGTTTGCCTGCTTTATATGATGGTGAAATCATTCAAATGGCGAAGGAAACAGCACCTGCCGCAGTTAATAAAAACGGATCCTTGTTTTTAGGTAAAGATAAGAATGGATATGATGTATTCTTCCCGTTGTCGCTTTTGCCAAAACATGCATTTGTTTCTGGTGTTCCTGGTTCTGGAAAAACAAACACGATGCACCATATTACTTCATCGCTTTGGAAAGATCACAGAATTCCGTTTCTTGTCTTAGAACCAGCAAAGCAGGAATATCGTGCGTTGGCCAATGATCCAGGGATGAAAGACATGTATCTCTTTTCTCCAAATGCGGACATGAGTTTCCCTTTGCATATAAATCCATTTGAAATGCCAAAAGGCACTCTTGTTGCAGAACATATTCGAAGATTGTGTTCAGTATTTGAGGGAGCATTCCCTCTAGAACCGCCTATGCCATTCTTACTTGATACGGCAATTGAAGCAGTTTATAGAGAACTCGGATGGATTCCAGAACATGTTTATACAGGAGATGAGAAGCAAGAAGATAGTGATAAAAAGCGGACTTTACCTACTATGTCTATGCTGTATAGACGTTTGGAACAGGAACTAAAATCCACACAATATAGCGATGAGGTTAGAGGAAATCTAGAATCTGCACTTAAGGTTAGAATTGGCAGCCTTTTACGAAGAGAAATGGGGGATGTATTCGATGTTCCAGAATCATCTTTGACACCTGAAAAATGGCTTGAAGTACCAGCTGTAATTGAACTTGAATCAATGGGTACCGGACCAGCAAACTTTTTAACGCTGATGCTTTGCTCACTAATTAGAGAAACACTTAAGGTCAATCCACACTTTGATGGAGATGTTAGGCATGTGATTTTTATTGAGGAAGCACATAATCTAATTGGTCCGGAATCAGAGGAACAAACAGGAGCAGATGCGGATCCGAAGCAAGCTGCAACAGCATTTGTTGTAAAGATGCTTGCAGAAGTGCGAGCTCTGAAAGAAGGCATTGTTATTGCTGATCAGTTGCCTACAGTAATGGCTCAGGAAGTATTGAAAAATACGGGTCTTAAAATTGGATTAAGAATCACATCCGCTGATGATAGATCATTACTCGGAAGCACAATGGCGGCTAGTGCAATGCAACTTGAACAAATGTCGACATTTGCAGTTGGTGAAGCATTGATTTTCTATGAGAAATTGATGCGCCCATTTACTATGAGAATTAAAGAATGGTGGGGAGAGATAGAAAATCGATCAGAAAAAGAATTGATGGTATCTTCGAAGAATGATGCAGATTTAAGATATGCACTTGCCGAACAAGGCACTTACCAGGAAGAAAATCTCAAGAGTATAAAGATTATAGGAAGTAAATATTTCTATCTTTTGTCTGATATAGAAAGCAGAATTAAACCTTGCGTGTATTGGTTGAATTCTGTTGCGGCTCAAGCTGACAAAATTAATAAATTATATACCTATTTAGAACGAGTGGAACTTGGAAAAGTGCAGCTTAATGATGAGGATAAACAGGTTAGGTATGATCAGTTGGAGAGCCTTCAATCCAGCAGAGAAATTCTTTTGACAGATAAAACAAAGATTCATGAAGCGCTAGATATCATAAAAACTATAAGTAATTGGATTTATGCACTTGAGCGTCTTAAAAATGGCAGATGGACTCGGTTTGGTGCTCCAGAATCTGAACTTATAAAAATAACTTTGCTGCAGGCACAGATGTGCGATCAAACATCACAAATCTATAGGAGTCTGGTTAAAGCAGTAGGCGCGACAAAGGACATCAAGAAAAACGATAAAGAAATAGAAAAAATATTAATGCTGTCAAAAGAATTAAATGAGGATTTAAGCAGGTATATAAAAATGTATGGTACTGAAGCATTTAAATAA
- a CDS encoding tyrosine-type recombinase/integrase has product MADALRYEFENRFEQVINPEKSDLDRNNIIQELLNNDLVYRCNVALNCFTVQRIQNLNGSDAKTVVIISKLKSDCSIRDVPIRDRLFSIMRNYQKAPNTYILTEMKNLYVEPRTMQYQFKATIKKAGILSANFYALRHTFATRCIELRFDIKSLSKILGHASVNITLNRYVHPLMELKKI; this is encoded by the coding sequence ATGGCAGATGCTTTAAGATATGAATTTGAAAATCGTTTTGAACAGGTTATAAATCCTGAAAAGAGTGATTTAGATAGGAACAATATTATTCAGGAATTGTTAAATAATGATCTTGTGTATCGCTGTAATGTAGCACTTAATTGCTTTACTGTGCAAAGAATACAGAATCTTAATGGCTCAGATGCAAAAACAGTAGTTATTATTTCAAAACTCAAAAGCGATTGTTCTATCAGAGATGTGCCCATACGAGATCGGCTGTTCTCTATAATGCGGAATTATCAAAAAGCACCTAATACATATATCCTTACAGAAATGAAGAATTTGTATGTAGAGCCTCGAACGATGCAATATCAATTTAAAGCCACAATAAAAAAGGCAGGCATTTTGTCAGCAAATTTTTATGCTCTCAGACATACATTTGCTACTAGGTGCATCGAGCTGAGATTTGATATTAAAAGTTTAAGCAAAATTTTAGGACATGCGTCTGTAAACATAACGTTAAATCGCTATGTTCACCCATTAATGGAACTGAAAAAAATATGA
- a CDS encoding helix-turn-helix domain-containing protein: protein MNFNEDYRILGLNIAYYRRIKGLTQLQLAEKTNVSRTHISNIEAPNKKTAISLDLLFSIAYALDIPPFRLLIKPEEISLK, encoded by the coding sequence ATGAATTTTAATGAAGATTACAGAATTCTAGGTCTTAACATCGCCTATTACAGAAGAATAAAAGGACTTACGCAACTTCAGCTCGCTGAAAAAACAAATGTAAGCCGTACACATATAAGTAATATTGAAGCTCCTAATAAAAAGACCGCAATATCATTGGATCTTTTATTTTCTATTGCATATGCTCTTGATATTCCACCATTCAGACTGCTTATAAAACCAGAAGAAATATCCTTAAAATAG
- the trmB gene encoding tRNA (guanosine(46)-N7)-methyltransferase TrmB, giving the protein MRLRNVRGAREALEESDYTINVPEENKGRWHEIFGNDNEIHLEIGTGKGRFIMELASKNPDINYIGIEKFSSVLVRALEKQREMELPNLRFIRMDAEKIEDVFENGEIGRIYLNFSDPWPKDRHAKRRLTSRQFFARYNNILAKTGRVEFKTDNRPLFDFSLEEVEAAGWKLDSVTYDLHNSDMNDGNVMTEYEIKFSKLGNPINKLIATR; this is encoded by the coding sequence ATGAGATTAAGAAATGTGAGAGGTGCCAGAGAGGCACTTGAAGAAAGTGATTATACAATTAATGTACCTGAAGAAAATAAAGGCAGATGGCATGAGATTTTCGGCAACGACAACGAAATCCATCTTGAAATCGGAACGGGCAAAGGCAGATTTATCATGGAGCTTGCGTCAAAGAACCCTGATATCAATTACATTGGAATAGAAAAGTTTTCAAGCGTTCTTGTCCGTGCATTGGAAAAGCAGAGGGAAATGGAGCTGCCTAACCTTCGCTTTATCCGGATGGATGCCGAGAAAATAGAGGATGTATTTGAAAACGGTGAGATTGGAAGAATATATCTTAATTTCTCAGACCCATGGCCAAAGGACCGTCACGCGAAAAGACGCCTTACTTCAAGACAGTTTTTTGCCAGATATAACAATATTCTTGCAAAAACAGGGCGTGTGGAGTTCAAGACCGACAACAGACCTTTATTTGATTTTTCTTTGGAAGAGGTTGAAGCTGCCGGCTGGAAATTAGACAGCGTCACATACGATCTTCACAACAGCGATATGAACGATGGCAACGTAATGACCGAATACGAAATCAAATTTTCAAAGCTTGGCAATCCTATTAACAAGCTTATCGCCACAAGGTAA
- a CDS encoding D-alanyl-D-alanine carboxypeptidase family protein: MKKIIASTLTFIYIMCHLSLCRAADNNDILPEFPDIKSQYIVLMDADSGEVLYQRNMDKKCYPASTTKMMTALLTIENTSMSDVVTYSKAAVDSVSPGDANVGIAVGEQLTVEQSLYCLMLRSANDVAYGLAEYVGGTASGFASMMNDKAAALGAVSTHFSNPSGLTNEFHYSTPYDMALIGRACFNNKTLVNIMSYTGVYKIGKTNTNNNIRYYTHRFQMLKGGEYEYRYSKGGKTGYTDAAGNCLVSFAEKDGIRLVCSVMNSTASGRYTDSIALFDYYLNNYRKCYLDDNNMSSSSFGLDALDITYKMTSTNGYSIEFDDGAYILVPSNASISDLTKIVTYADNAAYSGKSGGFACISFYYKNLPLGNSTIYIKDNKNSSVTPGTNGVMTEETHITINKDKTIYINIFVLIGAVAGLSLIIVPVVIRVKNRRRHRRGFHF, encoded by the coding sequence ATGAAAAAAATAATTGCTTCAACTCTTACTTTTATATATATTATGTGTCATTTAAGCCTATGCCGGGCGGCTGATAATAATGACATTCTGCCTGAATTTCCCGATATTAAGTCACAGTATATTGTGCTGATGGACGCCGATTCCGGGGAGGTTCTTTATCAGAGGAATATGGATAAAAAATGCTATCCTGCAAGCACCACCAAGATGATGACGGCTTTGCTTACCATAGAGAATACATCTATGTCAGATGTGGTTACCTATTCCAAAGCTGCGGTTGACAGTGTTTCTCCCGGTGATGCTAATGTAGGAATTGCTGTGGGCGAACAGCTTACGGTAGAGCAGTCCTTGTATTGCCTTATGCTCCGCTCCGCCAATGATGTGGCTTACGGACTTGCAGAATATGTGGGCGGTACGGCTTCCGGTTTTGCATCGATGATGAATGACAAAGCTGCTGCCTTAGGCGCTGTTTCAACGCATTTTTCCAATCCAAGCGGTCTCACCAATGAATTTCACTATTCCACGCCTTATGATATGGCATTGATAGGAAGGGCCTGTTTTAATAACAAAACCCTTGTAAATATCATGAGTTATACAGGTGTATACAAGATAGGCAAGACTAACACAAATAACAATATCCGCTATTACACACACCGTTTCCAGATGTTAAAAGGCGGCGAGTATGAGTACCGGTATTCAAAAGGCGGCAAAACCGGATATACCGATGCCGCAGGCAACTGTCTCGTATCTTTTGCCGAAAAAGACGGTATAAGGCTGGTGTGCTCAGTTATGAATTCAACGGCTTCGGGAAGATACACCGACTCCATCGCACTTTTTGATTATTACCTTAATAACTACCGTAAATGTTATCTTGATGATAATAATATGTCATCTTCATCTTTTGGGCTTGATGCCCTTGATATTACCTATAAGATGACATCGACAAACGGCTACAGCATAGAATTCGATGATGGGGCTTATATTCTTGTTCCGTCAAATGCCAGTATATCGGACCTGACAAAGATTGTAACATACGCAGATAATGCCGCTTATTCCGGTAAAAGCGGCGGATTTGCCTGCATCAGCTTTTATTACAAAAACCTGCCTCTCGGTAATTCCACTATCTATATAAAAGACAATAAAAATTCTTCCGTCACACCCGGAACTAACGGAGTAATGACGGAAGAAACACACATCACTATTAATAAAGACAAAACAATTTATATAAATATTTTTGTATTAATCGGTGCCGTGGCTGGGCTTTCACTCATTATTGTACCGGTTGTCATAAGAGTAAAAAACAGGAGACGTCACAGAAGAGGTTTTCACTTCTGA
- a CDS encoding 3'-5' exonuclease — MNYIVFDLEWNQCPDGKEKEIKDMPFEIIEIGAVKLDSQRRVIDTFAKNIAPGVYQTLHPVMQDLIGTTMGELVEKGVPFPQAVKEFMEWCGDDYIFCTWGCMDLTELQRNCDYYKINLNLPMPLIYYDLQKSYSICYDDGKKRSSLETVTADKNIVQNEAFHSAFADAEYTAKIFGLMDMDKIYEYTSVDTYKIPSSRSEEFTLVYPTYSKFISKGYRDREKIMLDGVIRTTKCFLCNREIKQRIKWFSNNQHVYYCVAYCENHGLFKGKIRFKKTEDDLYYAIKILKRTDENGVAEIIQKQDHKRERRRAKRSREKQRQRQGAQK, encoded by the coding sequence ATGAATTATATAGTGTTTGATTTGGAATGGAATCAATGTCCTGACGGAAAAGAAAAAGAAATTAAGGATATGCCATTTGAAATAATAGAGATTGGTGCAGTCAAGCTGGATTCACAGAGGAGAGTCATAGATACTTTTGCAAAAAATATAGCCCCCGGTGTATATCAGACGCTTCATCCTGTTATGCAGGACCTTATTGGCACAACCATGGGTGAACTTGTTGAAAAAGGAGTGCCATTTCCCCAGGCTGTTAAAGAGTTTATGGAATGGTGCGGGGATGATTACATTTTCTGTACATGGGGATGCATGGACCTTACGGAACTTCAGCGTAACTGTGATTATTACAAGATAAACCTTAATCTTCCAATGCCGCTTATTTACTACGATTTGCAGAAATCGTACAGTATATGTTATGACGATGGCAAGAAGAGGAGCTCGCTTGAAACTGTAACCGCAGATAAAAATATTGTGCAGAATGAAGCTTTTCACTCGGCTTTTGCGGATGCAGAGTATACGGCAAAGATTTTTGGGCTGATGGATATGGATAAAATATATGAGTACACCTCGGTGGACACATACAAGATACCGTCATCACGGTCCGAGGAATTCACGTTAGTGTATCCTACCTACAGTAAGTTTATATCAAAAGGCTATCGTGACAGGGAAAAAATTATGCTGGACGGTGTTATCCGTACCACGAAATGTTTCTTGTGCAACAGGGAAATCAAGCAGAGAATAAAATGGTTTTCCAATAACCAACATGTATATTACTGTGTGGCATATTGTGAGAACCACGGTCTTTTTAAGGGTAAAATACGATTTAAAAAGACCGAGGATGATTTATATTATGCAATTAAGATTTTAAAGCGGACCGACGAAAACGGCGTTGCTGAAATCATCCAGAAGCAGGACCACAAAAGAGAGCGCAGAAGGGCAAAACGTTCAAGGGAAAAACAGCGCCAGAGACAGGGTGCTCAGAAGTGA
- a CDS encoding methyl-accepting chemotaxis protein yields MATKKNIKKNKLENLHLKERINYGYRKVIIMMLVSGLLSIVVIGILFFNMKRYVQNVTVADQAVKICRINVNAAARNIREMALNNDASSYDNYEQTVKKMLAEVDTQLNNLKKSGVVPDADYEEYSSALADWGNIGYSIMEKIKSGDKDKAVDSILNDCTPALNKAVEIAIRLDEMTDEQSSRSVRVTVIFAVAGVACIIVCLVLAWKLTTKTGKKVLETILVPLREVEAVAQELTDGNLHSTLEYHSDDEIGRLAHSMRKSIRILGSYVDDIGRAMKMFADGNFDVQPEVEWKGDFVGILNSFMMFEKSMAEVIKGIQHVSDEVSSAAEQVAASSNDLADGATNQAAVVEELTATVEGVSEQVEKNSKTAKEISGRVDELGNAILESNGKMKDMVDSMNEINGASKEIDKIIATINEIAAQTNLLALNASIEAARAGEAGKGFAVVANQVNVLADQSAQAAKESATLIETSVKAVEKGMVIAGQTASQLQEVAENSQIITKEVTNIADTLETQATEIKQINDGIEQINDVVQTNSATSEECAASSQEMSSEAENLREMIQKFKIAEDKN; encoded by the coding sequence ATGGCGACAAAGAAAAATATTAAGAAAAATAAATTGGAAAATTTGCATCTGAAGGAAAGGATAAACTATGGCTACAGAAAAGTCATTATTATGATGTTAGTCTCAGGGCTGTTATCTATTGTGGTCATAGGTATTCTATTTTTCAATATGAAGCGTTATGTACAAAATGTTACTGTTGCAGACCAGGCGGTGAAAATCTGCAGGATAAATGTTAACGCAGCAGCGAGAAATATCAGGGAAATGGCATTAAATAATGATGCATCCTCTTATGACAATTATGAGCAGACGGTAAAAAAAATGCTTGCAGAAGTTGATACCCAACTGAATAATTTAAAGAAATCCGGAGTTGTTCCGGATGCGGATTATGAAGAATACTCATCTGCCCTTGCAGACTGGGGAAACATTGGTTATTCCATCATGGAAAAAATCAAAAGCGGTGACAAAGATAAGGCAGTTGATTCAATTCTGAATGATTGTACCCCGGCATTAAATAAAGCCGTAGAAATTGCAATAAGATTAGATGAAATGACCGATGAGCAAAGCAGCCGGTCAGTCAGAGTTACGGTTATTTTTGCAGTGGCAGGAGTTGCGTGTATTATTGTTTGTCTGGTTTTGGCATGGAAACTGACAACAAAAACAGGCAAAAAAGTACTTGAGACAATTTTAGTACCATTACGTGAAGTGGAAGCCGTTGCACAGGAATTAACAGATGGAAACCTGCACAGCACGCTGGAATACCATTCAGATGATGAGATTGGAAGACTGGCACACAGTATGCGTAAATCCATCCGCATTCTGGGAAGCTATGTAGATGATATTGGACGTGCAATGAAGATGTTTGCAGATGGAAATTTTGATGTGCAGCCGGAAGTAGAGTGGAAAGGGGATTTTGTTGGAATTCTAAACTCCTTTATGATGTTTGAAAAAAGCATGGCAGAGGTGATAAAGGGAATCCAGCATGTTTCAGATGAAGTTTCGAGTGCCGCAGAGCAGGTAGCAGCAAGCTCCAATGACCTTGCGGATGGAGCAACAAATCAGGCAGCAGTTGTAGAAGAACTGACCGCAACAGTCGAAGGTGTTTCTGAACAGGTAGAAAAAAATTCAAAAACCGCAAAAGAAATCAGTGGAAGAGTAGACGAACTTGGAAATGCCATTCTGGAAAGCAATGGTAAAATGAAGGATATGGTTGATTCCATGAATGAGATCAACGGGGCATCAAAAGAGATTGACAAGATCATTGCAACAATCAATGAAATTGCGGCCCAGACGAATCTGCTTGCATTGAATGCTTCCATTGAGGCTGCAAGAGCAGGGGAGGCAGGAAAGGGATTTGCAGTTGTAGCGAATCAGGTAAATGTGCTGGCAGACCAGAGTGCCCAGGCAGCAAAGGAATCCGCAACATTGATTGAAACCTCTGTGAAAGCCGTGGAAAAGGGTATGGTAATTGCAGGGCAGACGGCATCACAATTGCAGGAGGTCGCTGAGAATTCCCAGATCATTACAAAAGAAGTCACAAATATTGCTGATACGTTAGAGACACAGGCAACAGAAATCAAACAGATTAATGATGGAATTGAACAGATCAATGATGTCGTACAGACGAATTCGGCAACATCTGAAGAATGTGCAGCATCTAGTCAGGAGATGAGCAGTGAAGCAGAAAATCTGCGTGAAATGATCCAGAAATTTAAAATTGCAGAAGATAAAAATTAA
- a CDS encoding adenosine deaminase, giving the protein MNRFTYALKQRNLEELRKYPKADLHNHFVLGGSRSFLYQAAGKKIEPLKNSLSSMGEMDQWSQKYIGQDFNSTEMRKLLIKATFQQAKEDGVTVLEIGEDVWGLNEFFHNDIDELVDAFTSAQKEIAPDIELRLQIGLSRHCPIDYLEECLSHFWGNKNFYSIDLYGDELAQPIENFKGIYRRARKEGLRLKAHVGEWGTAKDVRTAVEELELDEVQHGIAAADDESVIRFLADNKIRLNITPTSNILLGRVADMSVHPIGKLYRSGVDVTINSDDVLIFDSDVSKEYLRLYESQCLMAEELENIRKNGLKPIAV; this is encoded by the coding sequence ATGAATCGTTTTACATATGCATTGAAGCAAAGAAATCTGGAAGAATTAAGAAAGTATCCTAAGGCAGACCTGCACAATCATTTTGTGCTTGGTGGGAGCAGAAGTTTCTTATATCAGGCAGCCGGTAAAAAAATCGAGCCATTAAAGAATTCTTTGTCATCGATGGGGGAAATGGATCAATGGAGTCAAAAATACATTGGTCAGGATTTTAACAGCACCGAGATGAGAAAACTTTTAATCAAAGCCACCTTTCAACAGGCCAAAGAAGACGGAGTAACTGTGCTTGAAATTGGTGAGGATGTCTGGGGGTTAAATGAATTTTTTCATAATGATATTGATGAGCTGGTTGATGCTTTTACAAGTGCGCAAAAGGAAATCGCTCCTGATATAGAATTAAGGCTTCAAATCGGATTATCAAGACATTGTCCTATCGATTATTTAGAAGAATGTTTATCTCACTTTTGGGGAAATAAAAATTTTTATTCGATTGATCTGTATGGTGACGAATTAGCACAACCGATCGAAAATTTTAAAGGAATTTATCGTCGGGCAAGAAAAGAAGGATTAAGGTTAAAAGCACACGTTGGAGAATGGGGGACTGCGAAAGACGTAAGAACAGCAGTAGAAGAATTAGAACTTGATGAGGTGCAGCATGGTATCGCGGCAGCCGATGATGAATCCGTGATCCGCTTTCTGGCAGATAATAAAATCAGATTAAATATCACACCGACAAGTAATATTTTGCTTGGAAGGGTTGCGGATATGTCCGTGCATCCAATTGGAAAACTGTATCGCAGTGGTGTCGATGTCACGATAAATTCGGATGATGTTTTGATCTTTGACTCAGACGTATCCAAAGAATATCTGCGTCTTTATGAGTCGCAGTGTTTAATGGCAGAAGAATTAGAAAACATAAGAAAAAACGGACTAAAACCTATCGCAGTATAG
- a CDS encoding ABC transporter ATP-binding protein, producing the protein MNIQNEKVNTKLLYSVGYVPEVDKYILSCVVTWVAWYNRYYEITKEEYEAFGTERLDQLASRFRELECKSDRFLFSDRDEENTTEQNALRTGMKQK; encoded by the coding sequence ATGAATATACAAAATGAGAAAGTAAATACAAAACTGCTGTATAGTGTTGGATATGTTCCGGAAGTGGATAAATATATTCTAAGTTGTGTGGTTACATGGGTTGCTTGGTATAATCGGTACTATGAAATTACTAAGGAAGAATATGAGGCATTTGGCACAGAACGGCTCGACCAGCTAGCCAGCCGTTTTCGGGAACTGGAATGTAAATCAGATAGATTTCTATTTTCGGATAGGGATGAAGAAAATACAACGGAGCAGAATGCATTGAGGACAGGTATGAAACAGAAATAA
- a CDS encoding flavodoxin family protein, producing the protein MKIVIIHGQSHKGSTYHIAHMLAEKISSDIKEFFLPKDFGEFCVGCTKCFTESETKCPHYEKLKPLTDAMDEANVIILASPVYVFHATGAMKAFLDHYGYRWMVHSPEESMFKKQGVCISTAAGAGMKSTNKDMMDSLFFWGVAKRYKYGVGVAAVDWNGVSEKKKRVIDKTTSSIAKKIIHNSGNVKPGIKTKGMFWVMHIMQKNGFNPRDVEHWKSKGWTEKKRPWK; encoded by the coding sequence ATGAAGATAGTAATTATACATGGTCAAAGTCATAAAGGCTCAACATATCATATAGCTCATATGTTGGCAGAGAAAATAAGTAGCGATATAAAAGAATTTTTTCTTCCAAAAGATTTTGGAGAATTTTGTGTAGGCTGTACAAAGTGTTTCACTGAATCCGAGACAAAATGTCCGCATTATGAAAAACTAAAGCCTCTTACTGATGCAATGGATGAAGCAAATGTTATTATCTTAGCCAGTCCGGTTTATGTATTTCATGCGACTGGGGCGATGAAAGCTTTTTTAGACCATTACGGATACAGATGGATGGTGCATAGTCCAGAAGAATCTATGTTTAAGAAACAAGGAGTATGCATATCCACAGCTGCCGGAGCTGGTATGAAATCGACAAATAAAGATATGATGGACAGCTTGTTTTTCTGGGGAGTAGCTAAAAGATATAAATATGGAGTTGGTGTTGCGGCGGTCGATTGGAACGGCGTAAGCGAAAAGAAAAAGAGAGTAATTGACAAAACAACATCAAGTATTGCGAAGAAAATTATACATAATTCGGGAAATGTTAAACCAGGGATAAAAACCAAGGGAATGTTTTGGGTTATGCATATAATGCAGAAGAATGGTTTTAATCCTCGTGATGTTGAACATTGGAAATCAAAGGGATGGACAGAGAAAAAGAGACCTTGGAAATAG